The Micromonospora krabiensis genome window below encodes:
- a CDS encoding transketolase encodes MTLTAPAATIGLDTVADVAAQLRVDSVRSSTSAGSGHPTSSMSAADLFAVLVTRHLRYDWDDPGSAANDHLVLSKGHASPLLYSLFKAVGVVSDDELMNGYRRFGQRLQGHPTPALPWVDVATGSLGQGLPDGVGIALAGRYLDRQPYRVWVLCGDSEMAEGSIWEALDKAAYYRLSNLTVLVDVNRLGQRGPTDLGWDVDAYARRAEAFGARALVVDGHDLTAVDEALTAAGNPPDDRPTVILARTVKGRGFSEVEDSNDWHGKPFPPDMAERAVRELGGVRNLTVRGPRPVATGTDGASPTADPAARPVTTEPTGPSTPARYDVGEPVPTRKAYGDALVALGARNPRVVALDGEVSNSTYAVEFARAHPGRYFEMFIAEQQMVAAATGLAARGYRPFASTFAAFLTRAYDFIRMGAVSGADLCLVGSHAGVEIGPDGPSQMGLEDLAMMRAVQGSTVLYPSDATSTVALTEAMAVLPGISYLRTTRGKYPVLYPDGEAFPVGGSKVLSSSDEDAVTLVGAGVTLHACLAAADMLADEGIRARVIDCYSVKPIDDATLAAAVAATGGRIVVAEDHHPEGGLGSAVKDSLVADGRVAPSMVHLAVRGMPGSGSAKELLAWAGIDADHIASAARSLVTG; translated from the coding sequence GTGACCCTCACCGCACCGGCCGCGACGATCGGCCTCGACACCGTCGCCGACGTTGCGGCGCAGCTCCGGGTGGATTCGGTCCGATCCAGCACGAGTGCCGGGTCCGGACATCCGACGTCCAGCATGTCGGCGGCCGACCTGTTCGCGGTGCTCGTCACGCGCCACCTGCGCTACGACTGGGACGACCCCGGGTCGGCGGCCAACGACCATCTCGTCCTGTCGAAGGGGCACGCCTCGCCGCTGCTGTACTCGCTGTTCAAGGCCGTCGGCGTGGTCTCCGACGACGAGCTGATGAACGGGTACCGCCGGTTCGGGCAGCGCCTCCAGGGCCACCCCACGCCCGCGCTGCCGTGGGTGGACGTCGCCACCGGCTCGCTGGGTCAGGGCCTGCCCGACGGTGTCGGGATCGCCCTCGCCGGCCGCTACCTGGACCGGCAGCCGTACCGCGTCTGGGTGTTGTGCGGCGACAGCGAGATGGCCGAGGGGTCGATCTGGGAGGCGCTGGACAAGGCGGCCTACTACCGGCTGTCCAACCTGACCGTGCTGGTCGACGTCAACCGGCTCGGCCAGCGCGGCCCGACCGATCTCGGCTGGGACGTCGACGCGTACGCCCGGCGGGCCGAGGCGTTCGGCGCCCGCGCCCTGGTTGTCGACGGGCACGACCTGACCGCCGTGGACGAGGCTCTGACCGCCGCCGGGAACCCGCCGGACGACCGGCCGACGGTGATCCTCGCGCGCACGGTGAAGGGGCGCGGGTTCTCCGAGGTGGAGGACAGCAACGACTGGCACGGCAAGCCGTTCCCGCCGGACATGGCCGAGCGGGCGGTGCGCGAACTCGGCGGCGTCCGCAACCTCACGGTCCGCGGCCCACGACCGGTCGCCACCGGCACCGACGGCGCCAGCCCCACCGCGGACCCGGCGGCCCGCCCGGTCACCACCGAACCGACCGGGCCGTCGACCCCGGCCCGCTACGACGTGGGCGAGCCGGTGCCGACCCGCAAGGCGTACGGCGACGCGCTCGTCGCGCTGGGCGCCCGCAATCCGCGCGTCGTCGCGCTGGACGGCGAGGTGAGCAACTCGACGTACGCGGTCGAGTTCGCCCGCGCCCACCCCGGGCGCTACTTCGAGATGTTCATCGCCGAGCAACAGATGGTGGCCGCCGCGACCGGCCTCGCGGCGCGCGGCTACCGCCCGTTCGCGTCCACCTTCGCGGCGTTCCTGACCCGGGCGTACGACTTCATCCGGATGGGTGCCGTCTCCGGTGCCGACCTGTGTCTGGTCGGCTCCCACGCGGGCGTCGAGATCGGACCGGACGGCCCGTCGCAGATGGGCCTGGAGGACCTCGCGATGATGCGCGCGGTGCAGGGCTCGACGGTGCTCTACCCGAGTGACGCCACCAGCACGGTCGCGCTCACCGAGGCGATGGCCGTCCTGCCCGGCATCAGCTACCTGCGGACCACGCGGGGCAAGTACCCGGTGCTGTACCCGGACGGGGAGGCGTTCCCGGTCGGCGGGTCGAAGGTGCTCAGCTCGTCCGACGAGGACGCGGTGACCCTCGTCGGCGCGGGCGTCACCCTGCACGCCTGCCTCGCCGCCGCCGACATGCTGGCCGACGAGGGGATCCGCGCCCGCGTCATCGACTGCTACTCGGTCAAGCCCATCGACGACGCGACGCTCGCCGCCGCCGTGGCGGCGACCGGCGGCCGGATCGTGGTGGCGGAGGACCACCACCCGGAGGGCGGCCTCGGCTCGGCGGTGAAGGACAGCCTCGTCGCCGACGGCCGGGTGGCACCGTCGATGGTGCACCTCGCGGTACGCGGCATGCCCGGCTCCGGCTCCGCCAAGGAACTGCTCGCCTGGGCCGGTATCGACGCCGACCACATCGCGTCCGCCGCGCGCTCGCTCGTGACCGGCTGA
- a CDS encoding SigE family RNA polymerase sigma factor, protein MPETFHDFVVHRTPALSRTAYLLTGDHQLAEDLLQAALARTYRHWRRIRGGDPEAYVRRVMYHQQVSWWRRRRVAERLEAEPTDRVAADHTDSTALRMALTAALQQLTPRQRAVIVLRFYEDLTEARVAEVLGCSVGTVKRHGHDALRRLRLIAPDLVDGTPERSPR, encoded by the coding sequence ATGCCCGAGACGTTCCACGACTTCGTGGTGCACCGCACGCCGGCCCTGTCCCGGACCGCCTACCTGCTCACCGGCGACCACCAGCTCGCCGAGGACCTGTTGCAGGCCGCCCTGGCCCGGACCTACCGGCACTGGCGGCGGATCCGTGGCGGTGACCCCGAGGCGTACGTCCGCCGGGTCATGTACCACCAGCAGGTCTCCTGGTGGCGGCGCCGCCGGGTCGCCGAGCGGCTGGAGGCCGAGCCCACCGACCGGGTCGCCGCCGACCACACCGACTCGACGGCCCTGCGGATGGCCCTGACCGCGGCCCTGCAACAGCTCACCCCACGACAGCGGGCGGTGATCGTGCTGCGCTTCTACGAGGACCTGACCGAGGCGCGGGTCGCCGAGGTGCTCGGCTGTTCGGTCGGCACGGTCAAACGGCACGGCCACGACGCGCTGCGCCGGCTGCGGCTGATCGCCCCCGACCTCGTCGACGGCACCCCGGAGAGGAGCCCGCGATGA
- a CDS encoding SDR family oxidoreductase: MTTLTGKVALVTGGARGIGAGIALRLAQDGADVALTYRQSADQAATVVRRVEALGRRALAIQADSADPAAVQEAVDRTAAELGRLDILVNNAGVFLVGAVDQLGTDELERTLAVNVRAPYVAARAAARHLGDGGRIISIGSNVGERAVFPGLSLYSMSKTALAGLTRGLARELGPRGITVNLVNPGPTDTDTNPADGPNAAAIAGFTALGRYARPADIAATVAHLATPDAAYVTGAVVNVDGGFTS, from the coding sequence ATGACGACACTTACTGGCAAGGTCGCCCTGGTCACCGGTGGCGCCCGGGGCATCGGGGCGGGCATCGCGCTGCGCCTCGCGCAGGACGGCGCCGACGTCGCGCTGACCTACCGACAGAGCGCGGACCAGGCCGCCACCGTGGTGCGGCGCGTCGAGGCGCTGGGCCGACGGGCTCTCGCGATCCAGGCGGACAGCGCCGACCCGGCAGCCGTCCAGGAGGCGGTCGACCGGACGGCCGCCGAGCTGGGCCGGCTGGACATCCTGGTCAACAACGCCGGCGTGTTTCTGGTCGGCGCCGTCGACCAGTTGGGCACGGACGAGCTGGAGCGGACGCTGGCGGTCAACGTCCGGGCACCGTACGTGGCCGCGCGGGCGGCGGCCCGGCACCTGGGCGACGGCGGCCGGATCATCAGCATCGGCAGCAACGTCGGCGAACGGGCGGTGTTCCCCGGGCTCTCGCTCTACTCGATGAGCAAGACGGCGCTGGCCGGGCTGACCCGCGGCCTGGCCCGGGAGCTGGGTCCGCGCGGCATCACGGTCAACCTGGTCAACCCGGGTCCGACGGACACCGACACGAACCCGGCCGACGGCCCGAACGCGGCAGCCATCGCCGGTTTCACCGCCCTCGGTCGCTACGCTCGCCCCGCCGACATCGCGGCGACCGTCGCACACCTCGCCACGCCGGACGCCGCGTACGTGACGGGTGCGGTGGTCAACGTGGACGGCGGGTTCACCAGCTGA
- a CDS encoding phosphotransferase, whose amino-acid sequence MTDVTRSRVHWAELPVQVRAGVQEILGDRVVGAVSQPGGYSPGSADRVRTASGRRAFVKAVSPAQNPDSPRLHRAEARVAAALPEAAPTPRLLGCHDDGDWVALVFTDVDGRHPATPWLADELFAVLSTLEAMAALLTPCPVPHAPTAAERLAYDFAGWHRIAADPPARLDPWVRDHLDALRAAADQGLGALAGDTLCHVDIRADNLLVDATGGVHVVDWPWACRGPAWLDTALLLVNVRLHGGHDTEALLRELPLTADVDPAALTGVYAGLAGYFADAARRPAPANIPTVRAFQQAQADALLPWLASRLR is encoded by the coding sequence GTGACGGACGTGACCAGGAGCCGGGTCCACTGGGCGGAGCTTCCCGTGCAGGTCCGGGCCGGGGTGCAGGAGATCCTCGGTGACCGGGTGGTGGGGGCGGTGTCCCAGCCGGGCGGTTACTCCCCCGGCTCGGCCGACCGCGTCCGCACCGCCTCCGGGCGGCGGGCGTTCGTGAAGGCGGTCAGCCCGGCGCAGAACCCGGACAGCCCCCGGCTGCACCGCGCCGAGGCGCGCGTCGCCGCCGCCCTGCCGGAGGCGGCGCCGACACCCCGGCTGCTCGGCTGCCACGACGACGGGGACTGGGTGGCGCTGGTCTTCACCGACGTGGACGGCCGGCACCCGGCCACCCCGTGGCTCGCCGACGAGCTGTTCGCCGTGCTGTCCACGCTGGAGGCGATGGCGGCGCTGCTCACCCCGTGCCCGGTGCCACACGCACCAACCGCCGCCGAGCGGCTCGCGTACGACTTCGCCGGCTGGCACCGGATCGCCGCCGACCCGCCCGCCCGGCTGGACCCGTGGGTCCGCGACCACCTCGACGCGCTGCGCGCCGCCGCCGACCAGGGGCTCGGCGCGCTGGCCGGGGACACGCTCTGCCACGTCGACATCCGGGCCGACAACCTGCTGGTCGACGCCACGGGCGGGGTACACGTGGTGGACTGGCCGTGGGCCTGCCGGGGACCGGCCTGGCTGGACACCGCGCTGCTGCTGGTCAACGTGCGCCTGCACGGCGGCCACGACACCGAGGCCCTGCTGCGCGAGCTGCCGCTCACCGCCGACGTCGACCCGGCCGCGCTCACCGGCGTGTACGCCGGCCTGGCCGGCTACTTCGCCGACGCGGCCCGGCGGCCGGCCCCGGCCAACATCCCCACCGTCCGGGCGTTCCAGCAGGCCCAGGCCGACGCCCTGCTCCCCTGGCTGGCCAGCCGCCTCCGCTGA
- a CDS encoding GNAT family N-acetyltransferase: MGLVLDPMTADEWARLRGPLEESYAEEVARHRGYPPDAARDLAATQIAGLLPDGVATAGVLLRVARVDDVQVGWIWVTLPGPGEASPGRAWIHNIEVDPAHRGRGHARRMIQLMEAELAARGVPELGLNVFGSNTVAIGLYESLGFRVAAQQMVKPLPRPEPAP; encoded by the coding sequence ATGGGACTGGTGCTCGATCCGATGACGGCGGACGAGTGGGCGCGACTGCGGGGGCCGCTGGAGGAGTCGTACGCCGAGGAGGTGGCCCGCCACCGGGGTTACCCGCCCGACGCGGCCCGGGACCTGGCCGCCACCCAGATCGCCGGGCTGCTGCCCGACGGCGTCGCCACCGCCGGGGTGCTGCTGCGGGTGGCCCGCGTCGACGACGTCCAGGTCGGCTGGATCTGGGTGACGTTGCCCGGCCCGGGTGAGGCCAGCCCCGGCCGGGCCTGGATCCACAACATCGAGGTGGACCCGGCGCACCGGGGACGCGGGCACGCGCGGCGGATGATCCAGCTCATGGAGGCCGAACTCGCCGCCCGCGGGGTGCCCGAGCTCGGCCTGAACGTCTTCGGGTCCAACACGGTCGCCATCGGCCTCTACGAGAGCCTCGGCTTCCGGGTGGCCGCGCAGCAGATGGTCAAGCCGCTGCCCCGGCCCGAGCCGGCGCCGTGA
- a CDS encoding polysaccharide pyruvyl transferase family protein yields MTHGAGLTIGVLGSYGGRNLGDEAILTGLLTDLRQQEPNARIIVFSRNPAHTRVAHPDVEAVPWEGVSRTDSALVLAQLDLLILGGGGILYDREARRYLRVVRVAQERGLPLITYAVGVGPLSDGVDTGMVRETLAGATQLTVRDQESRMVLEEAGLVNPITVTADPAFLLEAAEFPADLLREEGVPAGKRLVGMSVREPGRAAERLDVDGYHRLLAQIGDFLVHRIDAYVLFVPMERDDIRHSHGVLSHMIAAERGRILHGKYSPQQVLGLMRHFDLAVGMRLHFLIFAAMVNTPFLPLPYAGKVFDLAQRLGVPALRGVEREVEGPLLAEVDRLWDEREQRAAATARRVAEVCDQARGTSQVTGAVLDSIRSRGLTRA; encoded by the coding sequence ATGACGCATGGCGCCGGACTGACGATCGGTGTGCTGGGCTCGTACGGCGGTCGGAACCTCGGCGACGAGGCGATCCTCACCGGGCTCCTGACCGACCTGCGCCAGCAGGAGCCGAACGCCCGGATCATCGTCTTCTCCCGGAACCCCGCCCACACCCGGGTCGCCCACCCGGACGTGGAGGCGGTGCCCTGGGAAGGGGTGAGCCGGACCGACTCGGCCCTGGTGCTGGCCCAGCTGGACCTGCTGATCCTGGGCGGCGGCGGCATCCTCTACGACCGGGAGGCCCGCCGCTACCTGCGGGTCGTCCGGGTCGCGCAGGAGCGCGGCCTGCCCCTGATCACGTACGCGGTGGGCGTCGGGCCGCTCAGCGACGGGGTCGACACCGGCATGGTCCGGGAGACCCTTGCCGGGGCGACCCAGTTGACCGTCCGCGACCAGGAGTCCCGGATGGTGTTGGAGGAGGCCGGGCTGGTCAACCCGATCACCGTGACCGCCGACCCGGCGTTCCTGCTGGAGGCGGCGGAGTTCCCGGCCGACCTGCTGCGCGAGGAGGGCGTGCCGGCCGGCAAGCGCCTCGTCGGGATGAGTGTCCGGGAGCCGGGCCGGGCCGCGGAGCGGCTGGACGTGGACGGCTACCACCGGCTGCTGGCCCAGATCGGCGACTTCCTGGTGCACCGGATCGACGCGTACGTGCTGTTCGTGCCGATGGAACGCGACGACATCCGGCACTCGCACGGGGTGCTGTCGCACATGATCGCCGCCGAGCGGGGCCGCATCCTGCACGGCAAGTACTCGCCCCAGCAGGTGCTCGGCCTGATGCGCCACTTCGACCTGGCCGTCGGCATGCGGCTGCACTTCCTGATCTTCGCCGCGATGGTGAACACGCCGTTCCTGCCGCTCCCGTACGCGGGAAAGGTCTTCGACCTGGCCCAGCGGCTCGGCGTGCCGGCCCTCCGCGGCGTGGAGCGGGAGGTGGAGGGTCCGCTGCTCGCGGAGGTCGACCGGCTGTGGGACGAGCGGGAGCAGCGCGCCGCGGCCACCGCCCGCCGGGTCGCCGAGGTGTGCGACCAGGCCCGGGGCACCTCCCAGGTCACCGGGGCAGTGCTTGACAGCATCCGGTCCCGCGGGCTCACCCGCGCCTGA
- a CDS encoding DinB family protein produces the protein MAEMTIDPTLGPVLARTGDERAVLESFLDFHRSVVLRKLRGLSDADATRRLVPSATTLAGLVKHLTMVERNWFPCLLAPGPDDVYLTSEEDALASFTVTEEDTVDGVAAAYERACERSRAVAGRFDLDHVVPHPQLGEVSLRWILTHLIEETARHAGHADILRELTDGQTGAI, from the coding sequence ATGGCGGAGATGACGATCGACCCCACGCTCGGCCCCGTGCTCGCGCGCACCGGCGACGAACGGGCCGTCCTCGAATCCTTCCTCGACTTCCACCGCAGCGTGGTGCTGCGCAAGCTGCGCGGGCTCTCCGACGCCGACGCGACCCGCCGGCTGGTGCCGTCGGCGACGACGCTCGCCGGCCTGGTGAAGCACCTCACCATGGTCGAGCGCAACTGGTTCCCGTGCCTGCTCGCCCCCGGCCCCGACGACGTCTACCTGACCTCCGAGGAGGACGCCCTCGCCAGCTTCACCGTCACCGAGGAGGACACCGTCGACGGGGTCGCGGCCGCCTACGAGCGGGCCTGCGAGCGCTCCCGCGCGGTCGCCGGCCGCTTCGACCTCGACCACGTGGTGCCGCACCCGCAGCTCGGCGAGGTCTCCCTGCGCTGGATCCTCACGCACCTGATCGAGGAGACCGCCCGGCACGCCGGGCACGCCGACATCCTCCGCGAGTTGACCGACGGGCAGACCGGGGCGATCTGA
- a CDS encoding carbohydrate kinase family protein, producing the protein MFDLLVIGGLGVDVRVRVPALPLPLADSLTVDPVELRIGNTGAGVALAAHALGLRVAVVDVLGADPAGDVVRAALARAGLHAVLVDAPAGTRRSVNLVDPTGRRMSLYDPRPWSGPPPVTPAELTGLVRDAAHVHLSIMDWTTGLLPAVRDGLGAGAVLSTDLHDWDGENPYHRPFAAAADLVFVSGVRLGDRAATVAAGLAPRTVVVTRGAAGADLHLGAGAPTRVPAAAPPGPVVDTNGAGDAFAAGLVAGRLGGAPLDEAAAYAARVAAAACTHDGMEYPPGLLPTR; encoded by the coding sequence ATGTTCGACCTCCTGGTGATCGGCGGGCTCGGGGTGGACGTGCGCGTCCGGGTGCCCGCGCTGCCACTGCCCCTCGCCGACAGCCTGACCGTCGACCCGGTGGAGCTGCGGATCGGCAACACCGGCGCCGGGGTGGCGCTCGCCGCGCACGCGCTCGGGCTGCGGGTCGCCGTCGTGGACGTGCTCGGCGCGGACCCGGCCGGGGACGTCGTACGGGCGGCGCTCGCCCGGGCGGGCCTGCACGCGGTGCTGGTCGACGCCCCGGCCGGCACCCGCCGCTCGGTGAACCTGGTCGACCCGACCGGCCGCCGGATGTCCCTCTACGACCCGCGCCCCTGGTCGGGGCCGCCGCCGGTGACACCGGCCGAGCTGACCGGGCTGGTCCGGGACGCGGCGCACGTCCACCTGTCGATCATGGATTGGACGACCGGACTGCTGCCCGCCGTGCGGGACGGGCTCGGCGCCGGGGCCGTCCTCAGCACCGACCTGCACGACTGGGACGGGGAGAACCCCTACCACCGACCGTTCGCGGCGGCGGCCGACCTGGTCTTCGTGAGCGGGGTCCGGCTCGGCGACCGGGCGGCCACCGTGGCGGCCGGCCTGGCGCCACGCACGGTCGTGGTGACCCGGGGCGCGGCCGGCGCCGACCTGCACCTGGGCGCCGGCGCGCCCACCCGGGTGCCGGCCGCCGCACCGCCCGGCCCGGTCGTCGACACCAACGGCGCCGGGGACGCCTTCGCGGCGGGGCTCGTCGCCGGGCGGCTCGGCGGCGCTCCGCTCGACGAGGCCGCGGCGTACGCGGCGCGGGTGGCCGCGGCGGCCTGCACCCACGACGGCATGGAGTATCCGCCGGGTCTGCTCCCCACCCGGTGA
- a CDS encoding SWIM zinc finger family protein encodes MTEGSGDVSTTPTGRFADYGRPRRVDGGLKARSTRGAIGRSWWSRRFLEVLESFALGTRLTRGRSYARAGQVLSLTVAPGAVTAVVQGSRPRPYDVHIGLTAFPAATWQRIEAELAAQAFFSARLLAGDLPAELEDLFAGAGAPLFPAGVDELTQRCSCPDFAVPCKHLAATFYLLAEAFDADPFELLHWRGRNRADLLDRLRALRAETTGVAAPEPSDTDGLDGSDDTVAEAAPPVGATRALAGLPAATLADAADRFWLPPVPLPDRPPSLATGPDLLLRQLGPPAPAIGGPGLVERLRRAYRAFGR; translated from the coding sequence GTGACCGAGGGCAGCGGCGACGTGAGCACGACGCCGACCGGACGCTTCGCCGACTACGGGCGCCCCCGCCGCGTCGACGGCGGTCTGAAGGCGCGCAGCACCCGGGGTGCCATCGGCCGGTCCTGGTGGTCGCGGCGCTTCCTGGAGGTGCTGGAGTCGTTCGCGCTGGGCACCCGGCTCACCCGGGGCCGCTCGTACGCGCGGGCCGGCCAGGTGCTCAGCCTCACCGTCGCCCCCGGCGCGGTGACCGCGGTGGTGCAGGGATCCCGGCCGAGGCCGTACGACGTCCACATCGGACTGACCGCCTTCCCGGCCGCCACGTGGCAGCGGATCGAGGCGGAGCTGGCGGCGCAGGCGTTCTTCAGCGCCCGGCTGCTCGCCGGTGACCTTCCGGCCGAGCTGGAGGACCTGTTCGCCGGTGCGGGCGCGCCGCTCTTTCCGGCCGGCGTCGACGAGCTGACCCAGCGGTGCAGCTGCCCCGACTTCGCGGTCCCGTGCAAACACCTCGCGGCCACGTTCTACCTGCTCGCCGAGGCGTTCGACGCCGACCCCTTCGAGCTGCTGCACTGGCGTGGGCGCAACCGCGCCGACCTGCTCGACCGGCTGCGCGCCCTGCGGGCCGAGACCACCGGCGTCGCCGCACCGGAACCGTCCGACACGGACGGTCTCGACGGCTCGGACGACACGGTCGCCGAGGCCGCCCCACCCGTCGGTGCCACCCGGGCCCTGGCCGGCCTGCCGGCGGCAACGCTGGCCGACGCGGCCGACCGGTTCTGGCTGCCACCGGTGCCGCTGCCGGACCGGCCACCGAGCCTGGCCACCGGTCCGGACCTGCTGCTGCGGCAACTCGGCCCGCCGGCCCCCGCCATCGGCGGGCCGGGGCTGGTGGAACGACTGCGCCGGGCGTACCGGGCGTTCGGCCGCTGA
- a CDS encoding DUF3040 domain-containing protein, whose amino-acid sequence MLSKEDQRRFEQITRQLRESDPAFFARLDNRAKGRRGRYLMLLTILLWASLPAMTVLAGRLAGAICAVVLVANAVLMWRFRRRWL is encoded by the coding sequence ATGCTCAGCAAAGAGGATCAGCGCAGGTTCGAACAGATCACCCGCCAGCTCCGGGAGAGCGACCCGGCGTTCTTCGCCCGGTTGGACAACCGGGCGAAGGGTCGGCGCGGCCGCTACCTGATGCTGTTGACCATCCTGCTGTGGGCCTCACTGCCGGCGATGACCGTGCTCGCGGGACGGCTGGCCGGCGCGATCTGCGCCGTCGTACTGGTGGCCAACGCGGTACTCATGTGGCGTTTCCGCCGTCGCTGGCTATGA